A DNA window from Daucus carota subsp. sativus chromosome 3, DH1 v3.0, whole genome shotgun sequence contains the following coding sequences:
- the LOC108212958 gene encoding receptor like protein 22-like has protein sequence MSKNLYQSNTASMQHINKSGQYGIAFITHLRRNMAHFLKPSHLLLFVFSLSLLQSILPTRPEGEALVKWKNSLAPSSFLDSWSLTNLDDLCNWTGITCNSAGSVSEINLYEKQLDGMLSEFGFTSFPNLNNLTLAYNFFSGPIPPAIENLTQLQYLDLSINSLDGPIPFQRVNQYLPICIILKSSVLLAILLRGSFPPNIFKLSKLKRLTLSSNKFLGSIPNDIRLLCDLEFLYLGNNSFEGPPPPNIFKLSKLKHLVLWSNKFSGSVSNDIGLLSALELLNLHSNFFEGPLPPNVFKLSKLRFLNLWGNNFSGSVSNDIGLLPELEILNLHSNFFEGPLPPNIFKLSKLRFLNLWGNNFSGSVSNDIGLLPELEFLNLHSNFFEGPLPPNVFKLSKLKFLHLRGNKFSGSVSNDIGLLPELEILNLRSNFFEGPLPPNVFKLSKLRFLSLKENKFSGSVSNDIGFLSELEYLYLDYNLFEGSIPIGLGLLTNLSYLDLSSNNLSGYIPSDIGNLKLLVFLDLSSNQLTGPLLKIVSNLTNLMNLDVSDNSLSGNIQSDLWKNSISLRYINFANNYLSGNIPKEYNDHPTLEYINLSGNHFTGELPTTICNVTSLAVLVLSNNGLSGALPNCFGKLADRLLSINLANNQFRGTIPTTFSRSCQVKYLNMDNNEFERFLPPSLANCKHLKILDIGNNKIGGTFPSWLYVLGEIEVLVLRSNKLYGTISGRSVKDPFPKLRIVDLSNNQFTGHLPIQYFKNMKSTDNLYRYQNSKGYLSFHHDAAVSLTVKGTEYEVAKNLHIYTAIDLSCNKFQGQIPKVTGELRWLALLNLSHNSLTGPIPSLLRNMKELQSLDLSSNQLTGAIPPQLTALTFLEVLNLSKNHLSGEIPQKGQFSTFNNDSYLGNSALCGLPLTKKCANTASPPQEVVNGDEDDAGDEMTWEAIVMGYGCGLICGLSSAYIVLKLGKPWWFVRYIEVLQLKLMKRYA, from the exons ATGTCCAAGAATCTTTATCAAAGTAACACGGCAAGCATGCAGCATATAAATAAGAGTGGGCAGTATGGTATTGCATTCATAACCCACTTGAGGAGAAATATGGCACACTTCCTAAAGCCTTCTCACCTTCTTCTCTTTGTTTTCTCTCTCTCGTTACTTCAATCCATTCTACCAACAAGACCAGAGGGAGAAGCTCTTGTGAAATGGAAGAATAGCCTAGCCccttcttcttttctcgatTCTTGGTCACTCACCAATCTCGATGATCTTTGTAACTGGACTGGCATTACTTGTAACTCTGCAGGTTCAGTCTCTGAGATTAACCTTTATGAGAAACAACTTGATGGAATGCTGTCCGAGTTTGGCTTCACTTCATTTCCGAATCTCAACAATCTCACCCTCGCATACAACTTCTTCTCGGGTCCAATTCCACCAGCCATTGAGAATTTAACACAGCTTCAATATCTTGATTTAAGCATCAATAGTCTCGATGGTCCCATTCCGTTCCAG CGCGTGAATCAATATTTGCCAATCTGCATAATCTTGAAGTCCTCAGTCTTGTTGGCAATTCTTTTGAGGGGGTCATTTCCGCCAAATATATTCAAGCTTTCCAAATTAAAACGTCTCACCCTGTCAAGTAACAAATTTTTAGGATCAATTCCCAATGACATAAGGTTGCTTTGTGATCTTGAATTCCTATATTTAGGAAACAATTCTTTTGAAGGACCGCCTCCACCAAATATATTCaagctttcaaaattaaaacatcttGTTCTCTGGAGTAATAAGTTTTCAGGTTCTGTTTCCAATGATATAGGTTTGCTTTCTGCGCTTGAACTTCTGAATCTTCactctaatttttttgaggGGCCGCTTCCGCCAAATGTATTCAAGCTCTCTAAACTAAGGTTTCTTAACCTCTGGGGTAACAACTTTTCAGGTTCTGTTTCCAATGATATAGGTTTGCTTCCTGAGCTAGAAATCCTCAATCTTCactctaatttttttgaggGGCCGCTTCCGCCAAATATATTCAAGCTCTCTAAACTAAGGTTTCTTAACCTTTGGGGTAATAACTTTTCAGGTTCTGTTTCCAATGATATAGGTTTGCTTCCTGAGCTAGAATTCCTCAATCTTCactctaatttttttgaggGGCCGCTTCCGCCAAATGTATTCAAGCTCTCTAAACTAAAGTTTCTTCATCTTCGAGGTAATAAGTTTTCAGGTTCTGTTTCCAATGATATAGGTTTGCTTCCTGAGCTTGAAATCCTCAATCTTCGCTCTAATTTTTTTGAGGGGCCGCTTCCGCCAAATGTATTCAAGCTCTCCAAACTAAGGTTTCTTTCCCTtaaggaaaataaattttcaggtTCTGTTTCCAATGATATAGGTTTCCTTTCTGAGCTTGAATACCTATATCTTGactataatttatttgaaggaAGTATTCCTATTGGACTGGGACTCTTGACTAACCTCAGCTACTTAGATCTAAGTTCCAATAATCTCAGTGGCTATATTCCATCTGACATTGGAAACCTGAAGCTACTAGTATTTCTTGATCTCAGTTCTAACCAATTGACTGGACCGCTTTTAAAGATCGTTTCTAATCTCACAAATCTTATGAATCTTGATGTAAGTGATAATAGTCTTAGTGGAAATATTCAGAGTGACTTGTGGAAGAACTCTATATCCTTACGTTACATTAATtttgcaaataattatttgtctgGGAACATTCCTAAGGAATACAACGATCATCCAACTTTGGAATACATCAATTTAAGTGGGAACCATTTTACAG GTGAGCTTCCAACAACAATTTGCAATGTCACTTCCCTTGCGGTTCTTGTTTTGTCAAATAATGGATTAAGTGGAGCACTTCCAAATTGTTTCGGGAAACTTGCTGATAGATTGCTTTCCATTAATCTTGCTAATAATCAGTTTCGAGGAACAATACCAACTACTTTCTCCAGGAGTTGTCAGGTGAAATATCTAAACATGGATAATAATGAGTTTGAAAGATTCTTGCCCCCGTCTTTGGCGAACTGTAAGCACTTGAAAATTCTTGATATTGGCAATAATAAAATAGGTGGTACATTTCCGTCATGGCTTTATGTACTTGGAGAGATAGAAGTCCTTGTCTTGCGATCAAATAAACTCTATGGTACAATAAGTGGAAGGAGCGTAAAAGATCCCTTCCCCAAGTTGCGGATTGTGGATCTGTCCAACAATCAATTCACTGGTCATTTGCCAATTCAATACTTTAAGAATATGAAATCAACTGATAATTTGTATCGTTATCAGAATTCCAAAGGATATCTATCTTTCCATCATGATGCAGCAGTCTCCTTAACTGTGAAGGGAACGGAGTATGAGGTAGCAAAGAACCTTCATATTTACACAGCCATTGATCTGTCGTGCAACAAATTTCAGGGACAAATTCCAAAGGTCACTGGAGAGCTTAGATGGCTTGCATTGCTCAATTTATCGCATAATAGTCTAACAGGACCTATCCCATCATTGCTGAGAAATATGAAAGAACTCCAATCTTTAGATTTGTCTTCAAATCAACTGACAGGGGCTATTCCACCTCAGCTAACTGCATTGACATTTCTAGAGGTCTTGAACCTCTCGAAAAACCATCTTAGTGGAGAGATTCCTCAGAAAGGACAGTTCAGCACATTTAACAATGATTCTTATCTAGGAAACTCCGCGTTATGTGGATTACCTTTGACAAAGAAATGTGCAAACACAGCATCACCTCCACAAGAAGTTGTAAatggtgatgaagatgatgctGGTGATGAAATGACATG